The following DNA comes from Janthinobacterium sp. TB1-E2.
CCCAGTTTCTGCTTCAGGTAGTCTGCAGCGCGCACGCCGCCCGACAGGGCGCATGGCAGGTTGGTGCACACGGTGATCTTGTGCTTGCCCACGGGTTTCACGTTGTACATATTGTAGAACGTGGCCACTTCCTGCACGGCAATCGCCGGCATGCCGATGTAATCGGCCAGTTCCTTCATGGTTTCCGGCGCCAGCCAGCCCAGTTCATCCTGGGCATGGGCCAGCGCGGCCATGACGGCCGACTGACGCTGGTCGGCCGGGTACTTGGCCAGCTCGCGGTCAATTTTCTTATAGCATTGCTCTGATAACAACATACTTTTTGCCTCTTAGCGGTCAATACTGCCGAACACGATATCTTGCGTCCCGATGATGGTCACGGCGTCGGCAAGCATGTGCCCACGCGCCATTTCGTCGAGCGACTGCAAGTGGGCGTAGTCTGGCGCGCGCAGTTTCATGCGGTACGGCTTGTTGGCGCCATCGGACACCAGGTACACGCCGAACTCGCCCTTCGGGTGTTCCACGGCGCTGTAGGCCTCGCCTGGCGGCACGTGGAAACCTTCCGTAAACAGCTTGAAGTGGTGAATCAAGGATTCCATGTTGGTCTTCATGTCGACGCGGCCTGGAGGCGCCACCTTGCGGTTGCTGGTCATGACAGGACCTTCATTGTTGCGCAGCCACTCCACGCATTGCTTGATGATGCGGTTCGACTGGCGCAGCTCTTCCACGCGGACCAGGTAGCGGTCGTAGCAATCGCCGTTGGTGCCGATAGGAATGTCGAAATCCATCAGGTCGTACACTTCGTACGGCTGTTTCTTGCGCAAGTCCCACTGCACGCCCGAGCCGCGCAGCATGGCGCCCGTGAAGCCCATGGCCAGCGCATCTTCCGGCGAGACCACGCCGATGCCGACGGTACGCTGTTTCCAGATACGGTTGTCGGTCAGCAGGGTTTCGTACTCGTCCACCGAGTTCGGGAAACGGCGCGCGAAGTCTTCGATGAAGTCCAGCAGCGAGCCCTGGCGGTTTTCGTTCAGCTTGCCGATCGCCTTGGCGTTGCGGATGATCGAGGCCTTGTGCTGCGGCATCGCGTCCGGCAGGTCGCGGTACACGCCGCCCGGACGGTAGTAGGCCGCGTGCATGCGTGCGCCCGACACTGCCTCGTAGGCGTCGAACAAGTCTTCGCGGTCGCGGAAGCAATACAGGAACGGGCCCATGGCGCCAACGTCCAGCGCGTGGGTACCGAGCCACATCAGGTGATTCAGGATACGCGTCATCTCGTCGAACATGACGCGGATGTATTGCGCGCGCAGCGGCACTTCCAGGCCCAGCATCTTTTCGATGGCCATCACGTACGCGTGTTCATTGCACATCATCGACACATAGTCGAGACGGTCCATGTACGGCACGGATTGCAGGTAGGTTTTCTGTTCGGCCAGCTTTTCGGTGGCGCGGTGCAGCAGGCCGATATGCGGGTCGGCGCGCTGGATGACTTCGCCATCCATCTCCAGCACCAGGCGCAGCACACCGTGCGCGGCCGGATGCTGTGGCCCAAAGTTCAGGGTGTAGTTCTTAATCTCAGCCATTATTTCATCCCGTAATGTTCTTCGCGGATCACGCGCGGCACGTTTTCCCGCGGCTCGATCGTCACGGGCTGGTAAATCACGCGCTTTTGTTCCGGATCGTAACGCATCTCGACATAGCCGGAGACGGGGAAATCCTTGCGGAACGGATGGCCGATGAAACCGTAGTCGGTCAGCAGGCGGCGCAAGTCGTTGTGGCCTTCGAAGAGGATGCCCAGCAGGTCGAACGCTTCGCGCTCGTACCAGTTGACGGCGCGCCAGATGCCGACCACGGAGGGCAGCAGCGGCATGTCGTCGTCCGGCGCGAACACGCGCACGCGCACGCGCCAGTTGTGCTTGACCGACAGCAAGTGCGAGACGGCCGCGAAACGCAGGCCATCCCAGCTACCGTCGCCATAGGTCGAGTAGTCGACGCCGCACAGGTCGAGCAGCTGCTCGAAATGCAGGGCCGGATCGTCGCGCAAGGTCTGCATCACGGCCAGGTAGTCCTCGGCCTTGACGACCAGGGTGACTTCGCCCAGCGCAACCGTCGTGCTAACGCGATCGCCCAGGGCTGTGCCGAGGGCGTTTTGCAATACTTCTAAATGTGTTGTCATAATCTGAAGCGGCCCG
Coding sequences within:
- the nuoE gene encoding NADH-quinone oxidoreductase subunit NuoE; protein product: MLLSEQCYKKIDRELAKYPADQRQSAVMAALAHAQDELGWLAPETMKELADYIGMPAIAVQEVATFYNMYNVKPVGKHKITVCTNLPCALSGGVRAADYLKQKLGIDFRETTADGQFTLVEGECMGACGDAPVLLVSNKTMCSWMSNEKIDAMLEELKK
- a CDS encoding NADH-quinone oxidoreductase subunit C, which encodes MTTHLEVLQNALGTALGDRVSTTVALGEVTLVVKAEDYLAVMQTLRDDPALHFEQLLDLCGVDYSTYGDGSWDGLRFAAVSHLLSVKHNWRVRVRVFAPDDDMPLLPSVVGIWRAVNWYEREAFDLLGILFEGHNDLRRLLTDYGFIGHPFRKDFPVSGYVEMRYDPEQKRVIYQPVTIEPRENVPRVIREEHYGMK
- a CDS encoding NADH-quinone oxidoreductase subunit D, whose protein sequence is MAEIKNYTLNFGPQHPAAHGVLRLVLEMDGEVIQRADPHIGLLHRATEKLAEQKTYLQSVPYMDRLDYVSMMCNEHAYVMAIEKMLGLEVPLRAQYIRVMFDEMTRILNHLMWLGTHALDVGAMGPFLYCFRDREDLFDAYEAVSGARMHAAYYRPGGVYRDLPDAMPQHKASIIRNAKAIGKLNENRQGSLLDFIEDFARRFPNSVDEYETLLTDNRIWKQRTVGIGVVSPEDALAMGFTGAMLRGSGVQWDLRKKQPYEVYDLMDFDIPIGTNGDCYDRYLVRVEELRQSNRIIKQCVEWLRNNEGPVMTSNRKVAPPGRVDMKTNMESLIHHFKLFTEGFHVPPGEAYSAVEHPKGEFGVYLVSDGANKPYRMKLRAPDYAHLQSLDEMARGHMLADAVTIIGTQDIVFGSIDR